Proteins encoded in a region of the Streptomyces sp. NBC_00513 genome:
- a CDS encoding carbohydrate ABC transporter permease, producing the protein MRGHAEAETGLLHRTWWTPYLFLAPGLLMVTLFSLWPFVNTVLLSFTDARILRGGGFVGLDNYRRALADPDFWVATGNSVVYLLVVVPCLVFLPLALAVLVQTRVPGIGFFRSAFYTPVIASAVVVGLIWQWVLRSDGLVNTVFRKLSIVSEPIPFLTDSTMLLVSAMIVTVWKGLGYYMVFYLASLGNVPAALHEAAALDGAGAVRRFFSITVPQVKPMMLLVGTLSAISALRVFTEIYILGGESGGPGGGARTLPFLIRQVGLGFSGETGYASAISILLFLLTLVFSLLGRRLSKGDES; encoded by the coding sequence GTGAGGGGTCACGCCGAGGCGGAGACGGGACTCCTCCACCGCACCTGGTGGACGCCCTACCTCTTCCTGGCCCCCGGACTGCTGATGGTGACCTTGTTCAGCCTCTGGCCGTTCGTCAACACCGTCCTGCTCTCCTTCACCGACGCCCGGATCCTGCGCGGCGGCGGGTTCGTCGGCCTCGACAACTACCGGCGCGCCCTGGCCGACCCCGACTTCTGGGTCGCGACGGGCAACAGCGTGGTGTACCTGCTCGTCGTCGTGCCGTGCCTGGTCTTCCTGCCGCTGGCCCTCGCCGTCCTCGTCCAGACCAGGGTTCCCGGCATCGGCTTCTTCCGGTCCGCCTTCTACACACCGGTGATCGCCTCAGCCGTCGTCGTCGGCCTGATCTGGCAGTGGGTGCTGCGCAGTGACGGGCTCGTCAACACGGTCTTCCGGAAGCTGAGCATCGTCTCCGAACCGATCCCGTTCCTCACCGACAGCACCATGCTGCTGGTCTCCGCGATGATCGTGACCGTGTGGAAGGGCCTCGGCTACTACATGGTCTTCTACCTGGCCTCCCTCGGGAACGTCCCCGCCGCCCTGCACGAGGCGGCGGCCCTGGACGGCGCGGGCGCGGTCCGGCGCTTCTTCAGCATCACCGTCCCGCAGGTGAAACCGATGATGCTGTTGGTCGGCACCCTCTCCGCCATCTCCGCGCTGCGCGTGTTCACCGAGATCTACATCCTCGGCGGCGAGAGCGGGGGACCCGGCGGCGGCGCCCGCACCCTGCCGTTCCTCATCCGGCAGGTCGGCCTGGGCTTCTCGGGCGAGACCGGCTACGCCTCGGCCATCTCCATCCTGCTGTTCCTGCTGACGCTGGTGTTCAGCCTGCTGGGCCGCCGCCTCTCCAAGGGAGACGAGAGTTGA
- a CDS encoding carbohydrate ABC transporter permease, with product MSTRVSLVAEPSRRAGSGRGRRLLGLAGRYATLIAVLVVMLGPIVWQFLTSIRGRTENVYDGVLPAQPTLDNYLRVAESFPLLQYVGNTLVVAVLAITSNTAFSAMGGYALSRAGWKGRRTVFTVLVATLMFPFESVMISMFLTIRDMGLVDTLVGVWLPGAVSVLNIMVMRAAFLAVPREVEEAAVLDGADEWARFTRVFLPTAKGALAVVCITSFMGAWDDFLWPLLVLTDSDHYTLQLGLKTLAGATTVNDQRLIAAGAMAALLPMLLLFLALQRFFFKGVGDGAVKT from the coding sequence TTGAGCACACGGGTCTCCCTCGTCGCGGAGCCGTCCCGGAGGGCCGGGAGCGGTCGCGGGCGCCGACTGCTCGGCCTGGCCGGCCGGTACGCGACGCTGATCGCCGTGCTCGTGGTCATGCTCGGGCCGATCGTCTGGCAGTTCCTCACCTCGATCCGCGGTCGCACCGAGAACGTGTACGACGGGGTGTTGCCCGCACAACCCACCCTGGACAACTACCTCCGGGTCGCCGAATCGTTTCCCCTGCTCCAGTACGTCGGCAACACCCTCGTCGTGGCGGTCCTCGCGATCACCTCGAACACCGCCTTCTCCGCGATGGGCGGCTACGCGCTCTCCCGCGCCGGCTGGAAGGGCCGCCGAACCGTCTTCACGGTGCTCGTGGCGACCCTGATGTTCCCCTTCGAATCCGTGATGATCTCGATGTTCCTGACGATCCGCGACATGGGCCTGGTCGACACCCTCGTCGGCGTGTGGCTGCCCGGCGCCGTCTCCGTCCTCAACATCATGGTCATGCGCGCGGCCTTCCTCGCCGTGCCCCGGGAGGTGGAGGAAGCCGCGGTGCTGGACGGAGCAGACGAATGGGCGCGCTTCACCCGGGTGTTCCTGCCCACCGCCAAGGGCGCCCTGGCCGTCGTGTGCATCACCAGCTTCATGGGCGCCTGGGACGACTTCCTGTGGCCCCTGCTCGTCCTCACCGACAGCGACCACTACACCCTGCAACTCGGCCTGAAGACCCTGGCCGGGGCCACCACCGTCAACGACCAGCGGCTCATCGCCGCCGGTGCGATGGCGGCGCTCCTGCCCATGCTGCTCCTCTTCCTCGCCCTCCAGCGCTTCTTCTTCAAGGGCGTGGGCGACGGAGCCGTCAAGACCTGA
- a CDS encoding glycoside hydrolase family 38 C-terminal domain-containing protein: protein MHDDRSVTELRLRRVLTERIKPAVRSRPVPLTVERWDAPGEPVPVAEGLAAPYEPCAVGEPWGPAWGTTWFKVTGVVPADHAGRVVEAVLDLGFDRMMPGFQCEGLVHRADGTEIKALNPYNDWVRVTDLAEGGERIEWYVEAAANPVLVDHRATHEGDRLTSGHQPLYRLARMDLVVFETEVWELVQDLDVLHDLMAQLGADDARRYEILRAVDASLDAVDLGDIPGTAGEARTRLAAVLAAPAHASAHRISAVGHAHIDSAWLWPLRETVRKVSRTTSNMVNLMDEHPEFVFAMSQAQQFDWIKTHRPELFERIKKKIADGQFVPVGGMWVESDTNMVGGEAMARQFLYGKKFFLDEFGIETHNVWLPDSFGYTAAMPQIVKLSGARWFLTQKICWSQVNAFPHHTFWWEGIDGSRVFTHFPPVDTYNSDLGGAQLAHAARNYREKGRGSRSLVPFGWGDGGGGPTREHLARARRQRNLEGSPRVEIERPDAFFEKAHAEYEDAPVWAGELYLELHRGTYTSQAKTKQGNRHSESLLREAELWAATAAVRVPGQAYPYEDLERIWKTVLLHQFHDILPGSSIAWVHREARETYARVREELTAITRAAQLALAGEGAERLVFNCAPHARRGVPAGGAAPPAPAGRSVTVGERAGGGHVLVNGRLRVEIDGRGLIVSAYDLEADRESLAPGGAANLLQIHPDFPNMWDAWDIEAFYRHRVTDLVEWDALEVTESGPEAATVRVTRSFGSSRATQSITLRSESRTVDLVTEVDWHETERFLKAAFPLDVKAERSSSETQFGHVHRPTHTNTSWEAAKFEICAHRWIHVEEPGWGVALLNESTYGHDVTRDVRPDGGQTTTVRLSLLRAPRYPDPETDQGAHTLRHSLAPGASLGDAVREGHALNLPERVVTGAGPVAPLVAVDDDAVVVEAVKLAEDRGGDVIVRLYESRGGRAVARLTAGFPISAAVESDLLERPLEGVAVGAPAADGTVRLTLRPFQIVTIRLRRA from the coding sequence ATGCACGACGACCGCAGCGTCACCGAACTCCGCCTCCGCCGGGTCCTCACGGAGCGGATCAAACCCGCCGTACGCTCCCGCCCGGTCCCGCTCACCGTCGAGCGCTGGGACGCCCCGGGAGAGCCCGTCCCCGTGGCCGAAGGCCTCGCCGCGCCGTACGAGCCCTGCGCCGTCGGCGAACCGTGGGGCCCGGCCTGGGGCACCACCTGGTTCAAGGTCACCGGGGTCGTCCCTGCCGACCACGCGGGCCGCGTCGTCGAAGCCGTCCTCGACCTCGGCTTCGACCGGATGATGCCCGGCTTCCAGTGCGAAGGCCTGGTCCACCGCGCCGACGGCACCGAGATCAAGGCACTCAACCCCTACAACGACTGGGTCCGCGTCACCGACCTCGCCGAGGGCGGCGAGCGGATCGAGTGGTACGTGGAGGCCGCCGCCAACCCCGTGCTCGTCGATCACCGGGCCACCCACGAGGGCGACCGACTGACCAGCGGACACCAACCCCTCTATCGGCTCGCCCGGATGGACCTGGTCGTCTTCGAGACCGAGGTGTGGGAACTCGTCCAGGACCTCGACGTCCTCCACGACCTCATGGCGCAGCTCGGCGCGGACGACGCCAGACGGTACGAGATCCTGCGCGCCGTCGACGCGTCGCTGGACGCGGTGGACCTCGGCGACATCCCCGGCACCGCCGGCGAGGCCCGCACGCGGCTCGCCGCCGTCCTCGCCGCGCCCGCCCACGCCTCCGCGCACCGGATCAGCGCGGTCGGCCACGCCCACATCGACTCGGCCTGGCTGTGGCCGCTGCGCGAGACGGTCCGAAAGGTGTCCCGCACCACCTCCAACATGGTCAACCTGATGGACGAGCACCCCGAGTTCGTCTTCGCCATGTCCCAGGCCCAACAGTTCGACTGGATCAAGACCCACCGTCCCGAACTCTTCGAGCGGATCAAGAAGAAGATCGCGGACGGACAGTTCGTGCCGGTGGGCGGCATGTGGGTCGAGTCCGACACCAACATGGTCGGCGGCGAGGCCATGGCCCGCCAGTTCCTCTACGGCAAGAAGTTCTTCCTCGACGAGTTCGGCATCGAGACCCACAACGTCTGGCTGCCCGATTCCTTCGGCTACACCGCCGCCATGCCCCAGATCGTCAAACTGTCCGGCGCCCGCTGGTTCCTCACCCAGAAGATCTGCTGGTCCCAGGTCAACGCGTTCCCGCACCACACCTTCTGGTGGGAGGGCATCGACGGCAGCCGCGTCTTCACCCACTTCCCGCCCGTCGACACCTACAACAGCGACCTCGGCGGGGCGCAGCTCGCGCACGCAGCGCGCAACTACCGCGAGAAGGGGCGCGGTTCACGTTCCCTCGTCCCCTTCGGCTGGGGTGACGGCGGCGGCGGACCCACCCGCGAACACCTGGCCCGCGCCCGCCGACAGCGGAACCTGGAGGGATCACCGCGCGTCGAGATCGAACGGCCCGACGCCTTCTTCGAGAAGGCCCACGCCGAGTACGAGGACGCCCCCGTCTGGGCCGGCGAGCTGTACCTGGAGCTCCACCGCGGCACCTACACCTCCCAGGCCAAGACCAAACAGGGCAACCGGCACAGCGAATCCCTCCTGCGCGAAGCCGAGTTGTGGGCCGCGACCGCGGCGGTGCGGGTGCCGGGGCAGGCCTACCCGTACGAGGACCTGGAGCGGATCTGGAAGACCGTGCTGCTGCACCAGTTCCACGACATCCTGCCCGGATCCTCCATCGCCTGGGTGCACCGCGAGGCACGCGAGACGTACGCGAGGGTCCGGGAGGAGCTCACGGCGATCACCCGCGCCGCGCAGCTCGCGCTGGCGGGGGAGGGAGCGGAGCGGCTGGTCTTCAACTGCGCCCCGCACGCCCGACGCGGTGTCCCCGCGGGCGGAGCGGCTCCGCCCGCGCCGGCCGGTCGGTCGGTGACGGTGGGGGAGCGGGCGGGCGGTGGGCACGTCCTCGTCAACGGGCGGCTGCGCGTGGAGATCGACGGCCGGGGCCTGATCGTGTCGGCGTACGACCTGGAGGCGGACCGGGAGTCGCTCGCGCCGGGAGGCGCGGCCAACCTGCTCCAGATCCACCCCGACTTCCCCAACATGTGGGACGCCTGGGACATCGAGGCCTTCTACCGCCACCGGGTCACCGACCTCGTGGAATGGGACGCCCTGGAGGTCACGGAGAGCGGCCCGGAGGCGGCGACGGTGCGGGTCACCCGCTCCTTCGGCTCCTCCCGGGCGACGCAGTCGATCACCCTGCGATCGGAGTCCAGGACGGTGGACCTGGTCACCGAGGTGGACTGGCACGAGACGGAGAGGTTCCTCAAGGCCGCTTTCCCGCTCGACGTGAAGGCCGAACGCTCGTCCTCGGAGACCCAGTTCGGACACGTCCACCGGCCCACCCACACCAACACCTCATGGGAGGCCGCCAAGTTCGAGATCTGTGCCCACCGGTGGATCCACGTGGAGGAACCCGGCTGGGGGGTCGCGCTGCTCAACGAGTCCACCTACGGGCACGACGTGACCCGTGACGTGCGGCCCGACGGCGGCCAGACCACCACGGTCCGACTGTCCCTGTTGAGGGCTCCGCGCTACCCCGACCCGGAGACGGACCAGGGAGCCCACACCCTGCGCCATTCCCTCGCGCCCGGCGCGAGCCTCGGGGACGCCGTACGGGAGGGACACGCGCTGAACCTGCCGGAACGGGTCGTCACCGGCGCCGGCCCGGTCGCCCCCTTGGTCGCCGTGGACGACGACGCGGTGGTCGTCGAGGCGGTCAAGCTCGCCGAGGACCGCGGCGGGGACGTGATCGTCCGTCTCTACGAGTCCCGGGGCGGGCGGGCCGTCGCCCGGCTGACGGCGGGCTTCCCGATCTCGGCCGCCGTCGAGAGCGACCTGCTGGAACGGCCGCTGGAGGGCGTGGCCGTCGGCGCCCCGGCGGCGGACGGCACGGTGCGGCTGACCCTGCGCCCGTTCCAGATCGTCACGATCCGCCTGCGCCGGGCCTGA
- a CDS encoding NADPH-dependent 2,4-dienoyl-CoA reductase, whose translation MSPQSSHSRYPHLLSPLDLGFTTLPNRVIMGSMHTGLEEHAGGFERLAAFYAERARGGAGLIVTGGIAPNDAGRPFEGGSRLTTEDEAAEHRVITEAVHAEGGKIAMQILHFGRYAYHKDLVAPSPLQAPISPFVPNELTDIEVERTIEDFVRAARLAKLAGYDGVEIMGSEGYLVNEFIAAATNRRTDRWGGAYENRVRFPLEIVRRTRAAVGEDFILIYRLSMLDLIPGGSTLDEVVHLAKEIEAAGATIINTGIGWHEARIPTIATSVPRGAYTWVTKRLMGAVSVPLVTSNRINTPEIAEELLADGRADLVSLARPFLADAEFVNKARAGAPETINTCIGCNQACLDHTFSGKITSCLVNPRACHETELVLSPTQLKKSVAIVGAGPAGLACAVSAAERGHAVTLYEASGHIGGQLDVARRIPGKEEFEETIRYFGTQLAAREIDVRLNTRADVDTLQGYDEVVVATGVTPRTPAIEGVDHPNVVNYLDVLRDGAPVGERVAVVGAGGIGFDVAEFLTDSGEGASQDPEVYFRHWGVDTAYTGPGGLTPAERPASPRRVHLLQRKATKVGANLGTTTGWIHRAELKHRGVVSVAGATYDRIDDEGLHITVEGEERLVPADTVVLCTGQEPRRDLYEALRAAGVDAHLIGGADVAAELDAKRAIRQGTELAASL comes from the coding sequence ATGAGTCCGCAGAGTTCCCACAGCCGGTACCCGCACCTGCTGAGCCCCCTGGACCTCGGCTTCACCACCCTGCCGAACCGCGTGATCATGGGCTCGATGCACACCGGCCTCGAAGAGCACGCCGGCGGCTTCGAACGCCTCGCCGCCTTCTACGCCGAGCGCGCCCGCGGCGGCGCCGGCCTGATCGTCACGGGCGGCATCGCCCCCAACGACGCCGGCCGCCCCTTCGAGGGCGGCTCCCGCCTCACCACCGAGGACGAGGCCGCCGAGCACCGGGTGATCACCGAGGCCGTGCACGCCGAGGGCGGGAAGATCGCGATGCAGATCCTCCACTTCGGCCGCTACGCCTACCACAAGGACCTGGTCGCCCCCAGCCCGCTCCAGGCCCCCATCAGCCCCTTCGTCCCGAACGAGCTGACGGACATCGAGGTCGAGCGGACCATCGAGGACTTCGTCCGCGCCGCCCGGCTCGCCAAGCTCGCGGGCTACGACGGCGTCGAGATCATGGGCTCCGAGGGATACCTGGTCAACGAGTTCATCGCCGCCGCCACCAACCGGCGCACCGACCGCTGGGGCGGCGCGTACGAGAACCGGGTGCGGTTCCCGCTGGAGATCGTCCGCCGCACCCGCGCGGCCGTCGGCGAGGACTTCATCCTCATCTACCGGCTCTCCATGCTGGACCTGATCCCCGGCGGCTCCACCCTCGACGAGGTCGTCCACCTCGCGAAGGAGATCGAGGCGGCCGGCGCCACCATCATCAACACCGGCATCGGCTGGCACGAGGCCCGCATCCCCACCATCGCGACCTCCGTCCCGCGCGGCGCCTACACCTGGGTCACCAAGCGCCTCATGGGCGCGGTCTCCGTCCCGCTCGTCACCAGCAACCGGATCAACACCCCGGAGATCGCCGAGGAGTTGCTGGCCGACGGCCGCGCCGACCTGGTGTCGCTGGCCCGACCCTTCCTGGCGGACGCGGAGTTCGTGAACAAGGCCCGCGCCGGCGCCCCCGAGACCATCAACACCTGCATCGGCTGCAACCAGGCCTGCCTCGACCACACCTTCAGCGGCAAGATAACCAGCTGCCTGGTCAACCCGCGTGCCTGCCACGAGACCGAACTCGTGCTGTCGCCCACCCAGTTGAAGAAGAGCGTCGCCATCGTCGGCGCCGGGCCGGCCGGACTGGCCTGCGCCGTCTCGGCCGCCGAGCGCGGCCACGCCGTCACCCTCTACGAGGCCTCCGGGCACATCGGCGGTCAGCTCGACGTCGCCCGCCGGATCCCGGGCAAGGAGGAGTTCGAGGAGACCATCCGCTACTTCGGCACACAGCTCGCCGCCCGCGAGATCGACGTGCGCCTCAACACCCGCGCCGACGTGGACACCCTCCAGGGCTACGACGAGGTGGTCGTCGCCACCGGCGTGACCCCCCGGACCCCCGCCATCGAGGGCGTGGACCACCCCAACGTCGTGAACTACCTCGACGTCCTGCGCGACGGCGCCCCCGTCGGCGAGCGGGTGGCCGTGGTCGGCGCCGGCGGCATCGGCTTCGACGTCGCGGAGTTCCTCACCGACAGCGGCGAGGGCGCCTCCCAGGACCCCGAGGTGTACTTCCGTCACTGGGGCGTCGACACCGCCTACACCGGCCCGGGCGGTCTCACCCCCGCCGAGCGCCCCGCGTCCCCGCGCCGCGTGCACCTGCTCCAGCGCAAGGCCACCAAGGTCGGCGCGAACCTCGGCACCACCACCGGCTGGATCCACCGCGCGGAACTCAAGCACCGGGGCGTCGTCTCGGTGGCCGGCGCGACGTACGACCGGATCGACGACGAGGGCCTGCACATCACCGTCGAGGGCGAAGAGCGCCTGGTCCCCGCCGACACGGTCGTCCTGTGCACAGGACAGGAGCCGCGCCGCGACCTGTACGAGGCGCTGCGCGCGGCCGGCGTCGACGCGCACCTGATCGGCGGCGCCGACGTGGCCGCCGAACTGGACGCCAAGCGGGCCATCCGCCAGGGCACGGAGCTGGCCGCGAGCCTGTGA
- a CDS encoding PaaI family thioesterase: MTLTPADADKILADNFAPWVLALGLTVRETGERHAVLRLPWSDDLARDGGGLSGQALMAAADTATVIAISAARGAYGPMTTVQQSTSFQRPVVGADVLIDVRITKLGKRMAFADITMTPDGSAEPAAKASTVYALLG, from the coding sequence GTGACGCTGACACCCGCAGACGCCGACAAGATCCTCGCCGACAACTTCGCCCCCTGGGTGCTCGCCCTCGGCCTCACCGTCCGGGAGACGGGGGAGCGGCACGCCGTCCTGCGGCTGCCGTGGTCCGACGACCTGGCCCGGGACGGCGGCGGGCTCAGCGGACAGGCCCTGATGGCCGCCGCCGACACGGCCACCGTCATCGCGATCTCCGCCGCGCGCGGCGCGTACGGACCCATGACCACCGTCCAACAGTCGACCAGCTTCCAACGTCCCGTGGTCGGGGCCGATGTGCTGATCGACGTACGGATCACCAAACTCGGCAAGCGCATGGCGTTCGCGGACATCACCATGACGCCGGACGGCTCCGCGGAGCCGGCCGCCAAGGCCTCCACCGTCTACGCGCTGCTCGGGTGA
- a CDS encoding MFS transporter: protein MSGGAPGPARPSNPSRLSHLSRLSRNKDFNVFWLGQALSVIGGSISLFALPLLVLEATGSLAQMGLITAVGAVSAVGTGLFAGHVVDRVDRRRLMIVCDLARAVLLGAVPFLWLAGPRIWLLYLMTAVVGVLKTLFDVAYVTAVPNLVPAEDLTSANGRLMGTFAVGTLVGPIAAAAIATWVGKDWALGVDGATFLVSAATLRWVRLTPRPTPDGTAEERPPGGGAGRTREMFLVGFRFLWAHALLRPLTVLLTLLTFVTVGATDLLIFRVENDLRQSTATLGYIVAVSGLGTLVGALCAGRLRRLLGFGVCWLGSVALIGLSVAGIGVSRDVPTIAALAAVFMFGLTVAGVCSMTLRQEVTPDPLLGRVTSVFWTVHNASGPVGAAVLTRLAQTHGVPAISLAAGAFCLLLVGAGVFTPLRAEGTGRPKEPLAGSPGRGPARSLSRRARPDRRR, encoded by the coding sequence GTGAGCGGGGGAGCACCCGGGCCCGCCCGGCCGTCGAACCCCTCACGCCTCTCACACCTCTCCCGCCTCTCCCGCAACAAGGACTTCAACGTCTTCTGGCTCGGCCAGGCGCTGTCCGTGATCGGCGGGTCGATCTCGCTCTTCGCACTGCCCCTGCTGGTGTTGGAAGCCACGGGGTCCCTCGCCCAGATGGGCCTGATCACCGCCGTCGGGGCGGTCTCCGCGGTCGGCACGGGACTGTTCGCGGGCCACGTGGTCGACCGGGTGGACCGCCGCCGGCTGATGATCGTCTGTGATCTGGCGCGCGCCGTACTGCTGGGCGCGGTGCCGTTCCTGTGGCTCGCGGGCCCCCGGATCTGGCTGCTGTACCTGATGACCGCCGTGGTCGGCGTGCTGAAGACGCTGTTCGACGTGGCGTACGTGACGGCCGTCCCCAACCTGGTTCCCGCCGAGGACCTCACCTCCGCCAACGGGCGGCTGATGGGCACCTTCGCCGTGGGCACCCTGGTCGGGCCGATTGCCGCCGCGGCCATCGCCACGTGGGTCGGCAAGGACTGGGCCCTGGGGGTGGACGGCGCCACCTTCCTGGTGTCCGCCGCGACCCTGCGGTGGGTGCGGCTCACCCCGCGCCCCACCCCGGACGGGACGGCGGAGGAGCGCCCGCCCGGCGGCGGGGCCGGGAGGACCCGCGAGATGTTCCTCGTCGGCTTCCGCTTCCTGTGGGCCCACGCGCTCCTGCGCCCGCTGACGGTGCTCCTCACCCTGCTGACCTTCGTCACCGTCGGCGCCACCGACCTGCTGATCTTCCGGGTCGAGAACGACCTTCGGCAGAGCACCGCCACCCTCGGCTACATCGTCGCGGTCAGCGGTCTCGGCACGCTCGTCGGCGCTCTCTGCGCCGGGAGGCTGCGTCGCCTCCTCGGGTTCGGCGTCTGCTGGCTGGGCTCCGTCGCCCTGATCGGTCTCTCCGTCGCGGGCATCGGCGTGAGCCGCGACGTGCCGACCATCGCCGCACTGGCCGCCGTGTTCATGTTCGGGCTCACCGTCGCCGGGGTCTGCTCCATGACCCTGCGCCAGGAGGTGACACCGGACCCGCTGCTGGGCCGGGTCACCTCCGTGTTCTGGACCGTGCACAACGCCTCGGGCCCGGTGGGGGCGGCCGTCCTCACCCGACTGGCCCAGACGCACGGGGTCCCGGCGATCAGCCTGGCCGCCGGAGCCTTCTGCCTGCTGCTGGTCGGGGCCGGAGTGTTCACCCCGCTGCGCGCCGAGGGGACCGGCCGCCCGAAGGAGCCCCTCGCCGGATCACCCGGGCGCGGACCGGCCCGAAGCCTGTCAAGACGCGCACGGCCGGACCGACGCCGCTGA
- a CDS encoding SRPBCC family protein, with the protein MSGEFEASVEIDRPVEVVFAYLADGRNDPQFSPRVQEITRSPEGPTAVGTVFRSTVKDAGMKTGREFRIDGFDPPRSIRWTELSRNLVTANGGYDFEPLPGGRTRVRIFNTLEGHGVGKLLVGLALGAARKDAPDFGRRIKAAVEASSPR; encoded by the coding sequence ATGTCCGGAGAGTTCGAGGCGAGCGTCGAGATCGACCGCCCCGTCGAGGTGGTATTCGCCTACCTGGCCGACGGCCGCAACGACCCGCAGTTCAGCCCGCGCGTCCAGGAGATCACCCGCAGTCCCGAGGGCCCCACGGCCGTCGGCACGGTCTTCCGCAGCACCGTCAAGGACGCGGGCATGAAGACGGGGCGGGAGTTCCGGATCGACGGCTTCGACCCGCCCCGGTCGATCCGCTGGACCGAGCTGAGCCGCAACCTGGTCACGGCCAACGGCGGCTACGACTTCGAACCCCTGCCCGGAGGTCGTACTCGGGTGCGGATCTTCAACACCCTCGAAGGGCACGGCGTCGGCAAGCTGCTCGTCGGGCTCGCCCTGGGCGCGGCCCGCAAGGACGCCCCCGACTTCGGCCGCCGGATCAAGGCGGCCGTGGAGGCGTCCTCCCCCCGGTGA
- a CDS encoding alpha/beta hydrolase, whose protein sequence is MKRFAPLLAVGLLASGVPLLSATGASAAPADLDAARGPAWHRCSPDQPASYECATIKVPLDYQRPRGRTIDLAISRVKSENPAKRHGVMLLNPGGPGGSGLDLPLMMKESMPEEVREKYDLIGFDPRGVGSSSPITCGLNDAEQSIDRPYRPETFPSDVAWARTVADKCRQKAGAVLPHISTRNTARDMDAIRAALGERRISYVGYSYGTYLGAVYTQMFPQRTDRFVLDSGVDPQRIWRGMFQVWASEAEPAFKRWTEWTAERAGEFRLGNTPKAVSDTFWALVARADADPIVLEGQKITGDDIRAARGLFFYPAQAAPLVRELKDAAEGRPAAPGAANRWRSVRSGAEEPASDNGSAVFWSVVCADTDNWPRDPERYRRDAARDKVAYPLYGDMASNIKPCAFWQRPLEAPTPMRTRANVLTVQNEWDSQTPLVSGQGLHRALKGSRMVLVAGGEGHGVYLADPTSCANAPVNAYLATGRLPAGDVTCRTAPGDGDRRGASPRRGPLPFPIGPQRF, encoded by the coding sequence ATGAAGCGATTCGCACCCCTGCTCGCCGTCGGTCTCCTCGCCTCCGGCGTCCCGCTGTTGTCCGCGACCGGGGCGTCCGCCGCTCCCGCGGACCTCGACGCGGCACGCGGGCCCGCCTGGCACCGGTGCAGCCCGGACCAGCCGGCCTCGTACGAATGCGCGACCATCAAGGTTCCGCTCGACTACCAGCGCCCCCGCGGGCGCACGATCGACCTCGCCATATCCCGCGTCAAGAGCGAGAACCCGGCCAAGCGGCACGGGGTCATGCTGTTGAACCCCGGTGGGCCGGGCGGCAGCGGCCTCGACCTGCCGTTGATGATGAAGGAGTCGATGCCCGAGGAGGTTCGCGAGAAGTACGACCTCATCGGCTTCGATCCGCGCGGTGTCGGCTCCAGCAGTCCCATCACCTGCGGCCTGAACGACGCCGAGCAGAGCATCGACCGGCCGTACCGGCCGGAGACCTTCCCCTCGGACGTGGCGTGGGCGCGCACCGTCGCGGACAAGTGCCGGCAGAAGGCCGGTGCGGTCCTCCCCCACATCAGCACCCGCAACACCGCCCGTGACATGGACGCGATCCGCGCCGCCCTGGGCGAGCGCAGGATCTCGTACGTGGGCTACTCGTACGGCACGTATCTGGGCGCCGTGTACACGCAGATGTTCCCGCAGCGGACGGACCGCTTCGTCCTGGACAGTGGCGTCGACCCGCAGCGGATCTGGCGGGGCATGTTCCAGGTCTGGGCATCAGAGGCCGAGCCCGCGTTCAAGCGGTGGACCGAGTGGACCGCCGAGCGCGCGGGCGAGTTCCGGCTCGGGAACACCCCGAAGGCGGTGTCCGACACGTTCTGGGCGCTGGTGGCGCGGGCCGACGCGGACCCGATCGTCCTCGAAGGGCAGAAGATCACGGGAGACGACATACGCGCCGCGCGCGGACTGTTCTTCTACCCGGCGCAGGCGGCACCGCTCGTCAGGGAGCTCAAGGACGCGGCCGAGGGTCGACCGGCGGCTCCCGGCGCCGCGAACCGTTGGCGGTCCGTACGGTCAGGCGCGGAGGAGCCGGCGTCGGACAACGGCAGCGCCGTCTTCTGGTCCGTGGTGTGCGCGGACACGGACAACTGGCCGCGCGACCCCGAGCGTTACCGGCGGGACGCGGCCAGGGACAAGGTGGCGTACCCGCTGTACGGGGACATGGCGTCCAACATCAAGCCCTGCGCGTTCTGGCAGCGACCGTTGGAGGCGCCCACCCCGATGCGGACCCGCGCGAACGTGCTGACCGTGCAGAACGAGTGGGACTCCCAGACCCCCCTCGTCAGCGGTCAGGGCCTGCACCGCGCGCTGAAGGGCTCCCGGATGGTGCTGGTGGCGGGCGGCGAGGGGCACGGCGTGTACCTGGCCGACCCGACCTCCTGCGCGAACGCGCCGGTCAACGCCTACCTGGCCACGGGCCGGCTGCCCGCCGGGGACGTGACGTGCCGGACCGCGCCTGGTGACGGCGACCGCCGCGGGGCGTCGCCGCGGCGCGGCCCGCTGCCGTTCCCGATCGGACCGCAGAGGTTCTGA